From the genome of Agromyces intestinalis:
CGCGAACAGCGGCTGCTCGGCGATCGGCCGTCGGCGGTGCTGCCCGATGCCGCATCCTCACCCGATCGGCGCATCTCCGACGCCGGCGGCCGCGAGACGCTGCCGGGCCGGCTGGTGCGCCGCGAAGGGCAGGCCGCGACCGGCGACGAGGCGGTCGACGAGGCGTACGACGGGCTGGGTGACACGCACCGCATGTTCGACCGCGTCTTCGGGCGCGACTCGATCGACGGCCGCGGCATGGCTCTCGAGGCGACGGTGCACTACGGCGATCGCTACGACAACGCCTTCTGGGACGGCGAGCGCATGGTCTTCGGCGACGGCGACGGCGACGGCGAGGTGTTCACCGGGTTCACCAACTCGCTCAGCGTCATCGGGCACGAGCTCGCGCACGGCGTCACCGAGCGCACCGCGGCGCTGCGCTACCAGGGGCAGTCGGGTGCGCTGAACGAGCACGTCTCCGACGTCTTCGGTGCGCTCGTCGAGCAGTACGCCCTCGGCCAGGACGCCGAGGCCGCGACCTGGCTGATCGGCGAGGGCATCTTCACCTCCGAGGTCGAGGGGCGTGCACTGCGCTCGATGCTCGAGCCGGGCACGGCCTACGACGACGACGTGCTCGGCCGCGACCCCCAACCTGCGCACTTCGACGACTTCATCGTCACGACCGACGACAACGGCGGCGTGCACCTGAACTCGGGCATCCCGAACCGCGCATTCGCGCTCGCAGCGACCGAGCTCGGCGGCTTCGCATGGGAGCACGTCGGTCGCATCTGGTACGACACGCTCACCTCGGGCGAGTTGAAAACGGATGCCACGTTCGCGCAGTTCGCCGCGGCGACCCTGCGCGCGGCGGCGAAGCGATTCGGCGACGGATCTGCCGAACAGCGGGCGGTGCACCACGGCTGGGAGCAGGTCGGCGTGAGTGTGGCAAGCTGACGCGGTGTCCACGCAAGCTCCCGCTGCCCTGCCGTTCGCCGGCTTCCCGGTGCAGCCGTTCCCCACCGCGCCGACTCGCGCCGAATACGCCGCCTACCGTCGCGCCGCGCGGGCCGAAGGCAGCGCCCCGCTGTTGGAGGAGGTGTTCCACGACGTCGTCGAAGCGAGCAGATCATCCACTGCGGCCGGGGGAAGCGCGGTGTTCGGCCTCGGGATCCTGCTGAGCATGGTCGGCCTCGACTCGTTCGCGGCGCTCGGCCTCGGGGCGGTCGTGGGGATCCTCATCATCGTCGGCGGGTTCTTCGCCTCGTACCGGTCGGTCATCGACCGGGCGCTCGACAGCCGATTCCGAATCCAGCGCGTCGCCGAGGCGCACGGCTATTGGTACTCGCCCGGAGGCACCGTGGGGTGGCTGCCGGGCTTCCTGCACGAGAACTATGCGGTCGATCGCGTCGTGCACCGGTTCCGCTCCAAGACGGGGCGTCACGTCGATGCCGGCATCGCCGAGTACACGACCGGCACGGGCAAGCAGCGCACCACCGCCAGGTGGACCTACCTCGCGTTCGAACTCGAAGCACCCCTGCCGCACTTCGTGCTCGACGGGTCGAAGAACAGCGGTTTCCTCGCGAGCCGGCCCGCGGCACTCGCCGGCGCCCGGCGCCTCTCGCTCGAGGACGACTTCGACCGGTGGTTCCGGCTCTTCGTTCCCGACGGATACGAACGCGACGCGCTCTACGTCTTCACGCCCGACCTCATGGCGATGCTGGTCGACCACGCATCGGCGTTCGACGTCGAGATCGTCGACGACTGGGTGATCCTCCTGCGATGGGGCGGCGCAGATCCGGGCTCGCCGGGTTCTGGAAGATGTTGGGCGGCGCCGGTCGGGTCGCCGAACGGCTCTCGCTGCGCAGCGGGCGCTACCGCGACGACCGCGTGGCCGACAACCCGAGGGCGTCCCAGGTGCAGCTCGCGGCGGCCGCGGCTGCGACGAACGCCGCCGCGACGAACGCCGCCGCGACGAAGGCCGCCGCGCCGCAACCCGAACCGCGTCCGCGTATCGCGGAGGTCGGCCAACGGCTGCGCTGGTTGCCCAGGGTGCCGTCGATCTACGTCTTCTTCGGGGTCGGATTCGTGTGCGCGTACGTCTACCTCACGGCACAAGACCTGCTCGGCGGGTGACGCGGTAGCCTTTCCCCATGGACGTCATCGTCTCCCGCTCAGGGGGGCTCGCCGGCCTTCGGCTCGTCTGGGAGGTACCGGTCGACGAACGACCCGATCGCGACGACTGGGTGCTGCTGATCCGCCGCCTGCCGTGGAACGAGGTTCCCCCCGCGCCACCCGAACCCGATCGGTTCGTCTACCGCATCGAGTGCTCGCCGCACGCCGCGACGCTCGCCGACCGGCAGGTCACGGGGCCGTGGCGGGAACTGGTCGACCGCGTGCAGGACGCGACCGAGCCCGAACGCCGAGGGCCCGGCCGCGCAGGTTCAGGATCGCCCCGAGCGCGATGAGCCCCTGGGCTGCGAGATACGTCGTCATCACGATCAGGTCGTGACCCGCGCCCGGCACGACCGCGTCGTAGCCCGGCAGGAACCGGCCGAGCGCGAGCACCGAGTCGGACACCACGAACAACGCGCCGCCGATCGCGACGACCCCGCTGTGACCGGCCGCGAGCGCGGCCATCGATCCGAGCACGAGCCCGTACACGGCGACCGGCACGAACAGCGACCCGAGGTGCGGGGCGAGCAGCAGCATGAACCCCGCGTACCAGATCGCGTACAGCGCAGCCCAGGGCGTCACCAGTCGCCCGGCCCGAGGCAGGCCCACGAAGAGCGCGATGTACACCGAGTGCGCGGCGAGGAACGACAGCAGGCCGAGCACGAACCAGGTCTCGCCGGGGAAGCTCAGCAGCACATCGCCGGCCCACGAGCAGCAGATCGCGACCACGAGCAGCACGAGCGCTGCACCGCGACGCGGACGAACGAGGGTCAGCACCGCCGCGACGAGCGCCGGCATCAGCAGCGCCTTCGTCGCCGTCACGGCCGCGGCGGGCCCCGTGACGAGCAGCACCAGGTGCACGGCGCTGAGCACGAGGTACGGAAGGAACGGGCGGAGCAGCGATCGGGTCACGTCGGCGTGGCCTTTCGGAATCGGGTGGCTCGATGCTACCCCGCCCGCGAAGGGCTCAGCTCACGCCGAGCAGGTCGATCACGAAGATCAGGGTCTGGCCGCTGAGTCGGTGGCCGCCACCCGCCGGCCCGTAGGCCTTCTGCGGGGGCACGGTGAGCTTGCGACGCCCGCCCACCTTCATGCCGGGGATGCCCTCCTGCCAGCCGGCGATCAGCGCCTGCAGCGGAAAGTTGATCGACTGCCCACGACTCCACGACGAATCGAACTCCTCGCCGCTGTCGTACTCGACGCCGAGGTAATGCACGTCGACCGTCGAGCCCGGCGTGGCCTCGGGGCCGTCGCCGACGACGAGGTCCTCGATCACGAGGTCGGCCGGCGCTGGCCCATCGGGCGCGTCGATCTCGGGCTTGCTGTTCATATCGGTCATGCGATCCATCCAAACGGATGCCCCGCCAAGAGGCAATCGTGAGGGGATTTCGACAAACGGGGTTGCGTCGACCGTCGATGTGTGGGGCGACTTCCAGCGCCGAGGCCCGCGACCGTGTGACCCTGCCGGATGTCCACAACCCACTTGCGCCCGAAGCGACGGCAGGCGATTCTGGAATCCACGAACTCGCCGCCTCACCTCGGCTGTCGGCATTGCCACACCAGGAGGCGGCGAGTTCTTCGTACACGAAGCACACTCGCCGACTGCGCAAACCTCGGCTGTCGGCATTGCCACACCAGAAGGCGGCGAGTTCTTCGTACGCCGACTGCGCAAACCCCGGCTCTCGGCATTGCCACACCAGGAGGCGGCGAGTTCTTCGTACGCGGGACGAGACTCGCTTCAGCGCAGCAACGCCGCGCGCCGCGCCGTGAGGCGGTCGAGCAGCGCTCGCTCGTCGCGGGCGTGGCGCACGTCGGTGCGACCCGACACGACCATCTGCCGGTTGAACGCGAGTGCCGTGGCATCCGAGATGAGAGCGCGTACCTCGGCCGTGCGTTGCGGGCGCTGCGCGCGCGCCCACGCGATCGCCTGACGACGACCGGCCGGCGTTGCGAGCGCATCGACCTCGCCGCGGGTCAGCCACCCGGCGGCCGCGTACTCGGCGAGGCGGTCGCGGGTGAGGCGGGCCTCCTGTCCGCGCAGCAGCACCGTGAGGACGATCGCACCGATGAAGATCGGCACCTGCACGGTGAAGTAGAGCGCGATCGCGCCCTCGCCCGCGAACGCCAGCGAACCGTTCCAAAGGGCGTGCAACGCGATTGCACCGACGAGTCCGAGGGCGAACCATCCGATGATGCCCACCGTGGCGCCGCGTCGGGCGCCGATGCCGATCATCAGCCCGGTGCACGCGGTGAACAGCACGTGCGCGAACGGCGAGAACAGTCCGCGCACCACGAACACCAGGCCCACCTCGCCGGCGCCGCCCTCGGCCATGGCCGCACCGAAGTAGAGCACGTTCTCGGTGAACGCGAACCCGGCGGCCACCGTCGCGGCGTACACCAGCCCGTCGATGGGCCCGTCGAAGTGCGAGCGAGAGAACGCGAAGACGAGCAGCACGCCGAGGCCCTTCGCGAGCTCTTCGACGAGCGGCGCCTGCACGACCGCCTGCAGCGCCTCGTCGGTCGCACCGCCGGGCGTCGCGAACGCGACCGCCACCTGCACGCCGAGGTCGACGAGCAGCGCCACCGCGACTGATACACCGGCGCCCCACAGGAAGGCGAACCACAGCGCCCACCGCG
Proteins encoded in this window:
- a CDS encoding M4 family metallopeptidase — its product is MTRNAIVPPYLLARIAAAGAYRYPVAADAARRSLLRDAPVREQRLLGDRPSAVLPDAASSPDRRISDAGGRETLPGRLVRREGQAATGDEAVDEAYDGLGDTHRMFDRVFGRDSIDGRGMALEATVHYGDRYDNAFWDGERMVFGDGDGDGEVFTGFTNSLSVIGHELAHGVTERTAALRYQGQSGALNEHVSDVFGALVEQYALGQDAEAATWLIGEGIFTSEVEGRALRSMLEPGTAYDDDVLGRDPQPAHFDDFIVTTDDNGGVHLNSGIPNRAFALAATELGGFAWEHVGRIWYDTLTSGELKTDATFAQFAAATLRAAAKRFGDGSAEQRAVHHGWEQVGVSVAS
- a CDS encoding protealysin inhibitor emfourin; translated protein: MDVIVSRSGGLAGLRLVWEVPVDERPDRDDWVLLIRRLPWNEVPPAPPEPDRFVYRIECSPHAATLADRQVTGPWRELVDRVQDATEPERRGPGRAGSGSPRAR
- a CDS encoding lysoplasmalogenase, which encodes MTRSLLRPFLPYLVLSAVHLVLLVTGPAAAVTATKALLMPALVAAVLTLVRPRRGAALVLLVVAICCSWAGDVLLSFPGETWFVLGLLSFLAAHSVYIALFVGLPRAGRLVTPWAALYAIWYAGFMLLLAPHLGSLFVPVAVYGLVLGSMAALAAGHSGVVAIGGALFVVSDSVLALGRFLPGYDAVVPGAGHDLIVMTTYLAAQGLIALGAILNLRGRALGVRARSRPARGRPVPATAP
- a CDS encoding FKBP-type peptidyl-prolyl cis-trans isomerase, whose translation is MTDMNSKPEIDAPDGPAPADLVIEDLVVGDGPEATPGSTVDVHYLGVEYDSGEEFDSSWSRGQSINFPLQALIAGWQEGIPGMKVGGRRKLTVPPQKAYGPAGGGHRLSGQTLIFVIDLLGVS
- a CDS encoding PrsW family intramembrane metalloprotease; translated protein: MSLPTTPQQVIPPAALPIASARRAGFVLAVVGIAVGALALLLVVAYLIAALGVPTLAVGSLLAVVPLVIVLLAVRWVDRWEPEPRWALWFAFLWGAGVSVAVALLVDLGVQVAVAFATPGGATDEALQAVVQAPLVEELAKGLGVLLVFAFSRSHFDGPIDGLVYAATVAAGFAFTENVLYFGAAMAEGGAGEVGLVFVVRGLFSPFAHVLFTACTGLMIGIGARRGATVGIIGWFALGLVGAIALHALWNGSLAFAGEGAIALYFTVQVPIFIGAIVLTVLLRGQEARLTRDRLAEYAAAGWLTRGEVDALATPAGRRQAIAWARAQRPQRTAEVRALISDATALAFNRQMVVSGRTDVRHARDERALLDRLTARRAALLR